A window from Oncorhynchus mykiss isolate Arlee chromosome 9, USDA_OmykA_1.1, whole genome shotgun sequence encodes these proteins:
- the rs21 gene encoding 40S ribosomal protein S21 isoform X1 — translation MEVWNQQDPEQLLLQAIRWLNSESRSSDRSSSPKNRMQNDAGEFVDLYVPRKCSASNRIIGAKDHASIQINIAEVDKATGRFNGQFKTYAICGAIRRMGEADDSLLRLAKTDSIVSKNF, via the exons atggaagtctggaaccaacaggaccctgaacagcttcttctCCAAGCCATTAGATGGCTAAATAGTGAGTCCAg ATCGAGTGACCGATCATCATCACCAAAAAACAGAATGCAGAACGACGCTGGTGAATTCGTGGACCTGTACGTCCCACGTAAATG CTCTGCAAGCAACAGAATCATCGGAGCCAAGGACCACGCCTCTATCCAGATCAACATTGCTGAG GTTGACAAGGCAACCGGTCGCTTCAATGGCCAGTTCAAGACCTACGCTATCTGCGGTGCCATCCGCAGAATG GGCGAGGCCGACGACTCCCTCCTGAGGCTGGCTAAGACCGACAGCATCGTGTCAAA GAACTTCTAG
- the rs21 gene encoding 40S ribosomal protein S21 gives MQNDAGEFVDLYVPRKCSASNRIIGAKDHASIQINIAEVDKATGRFNGQFKTYAICGAIRRMGEADDSLLRLAKTDSIVSKNF, from the exons ATGCAGAACGACGCTGGTGAATTCGTGGACCTGTACGTCCCACGTAAATG CTCTGCAAGCAACAGAATCATCGGAGCCAAGGACCACGCCTCTATCCAGATCAACATTGCTGAG GTTGACAAGGCAACCGGTCGCTTCAATGGCCAGTTCAAGACCTACGCTATCTGCGGTGCCATCCGCAGAATG GGCGAGGCCGACGACTCCCTCCTGAGGCTGGCTAAGACCGACAGCATCGTGTCAAA GAACTTCTAG